A genomic stretch from Carassius auratus strain Wakin chromosome 35, ASM336829v1, whole genome shotgun sequence includes:
- the LOC113054408 gene encoding autophagy-related protein 101, with protein sequence MNCRSEVLEVSVEGRQVDEAMLALLHTILLHRSTGKFHYKKEGTYSIGTVGTQDVDCDFIDFTFVRVSSDELDRVIRKAVAEFKDALGNSGSDGMGQISLEFYQKKKSRWPFSDECIPWEVWSIKVNVVNLANEQERQICREKVGEKLGEKVINIVEVINRHEYLPKMPTQSEVDNVFDTSLKDVQPYLYKITYQITDSLGTSVSTTMRRLIKDTLAL encoded by the exons ATGAACTGTCGATCAGAAGTGCTGGAGGTGTCAGTGGAGGGCAGGCAGGTGGATGAGGCCATGCTAGCCCTCCTGCACACGATCCTCCTGCACCGCAGCACGGGGAAATTTCACTATAAGAAAGAGGGCACGTACTCCATCGGCACGGTGGGAACTCAAGACGTGGACTGCGACTTCATCGACTTCACATTCGTGCGAGTGTCTTCTGATGAGCTGGACAGGGTTATCAGGAAAGCGGTAGCCGAATTTAAG GATGCTCTTGGTAATTCTGGGAGTGATGGCATGGGTCAGATCTCTTTGGAGTTCTACCAGAAGAAGAAATCACGCTGGCCCTTTTCAGACGAATGCATCCCGTGGGAGGTCTGGAGTATTAAGGTGAACGTGGTGAACCTGGCCAACGAACAAGAGCGCCAGATCTGCAGGGAGAAGGTTGGCGAGAAGCTCGGCGAGAAAGTCATCAACATCGTGGAAGTCATTAACCGTCATGAATATCTTCCCAAGATGCCTACACAATCGGAGGTGGACAATGTGTTCGATACGAGTTTGAAAGACGTCCAGCCGTATCTGTACAAGATCACGTACCAGATCACTGATTCTCTGGGCACGTCAGTGAGCACTACCATGAGGAGGCTGATCAAAGACACACTGGCATTGTAA